Proteins encoded in a region of the Kiritimatiellia bacterium genome:
- a CDS encoding glycosyltransferase family 4 protein yields the protein MIAPYPASALLPLAELRPRYHTEHPAPWVRALATALARSGQVNVRVLVDSRAVTRRHEVRADEVTYVFVPKREPIRTDPLHGYIPGAIRIARELRADPPDLVIGFGVEGGCARLAIRQAYPSVVFIQGIIEKTSEFRDILPFRLRAYLRDERRALFDADALVAETTFARDWARGHNPRCMIALIPHAMDTAFLENRPTYREPIALCIGSLNRIKDPETVL from the coding sequence ATGATCGCGCCTTATCCGGCCTCCGCCCTGCTGCCGCTGGCCGAGCTCCGGCCCCGTTATCACACGGAACATCCGGCGCCCTGGGTGCGCGCGCTTGCAACCGCACTGGCCCGGAGCGGTCAGGTGAACGTCCGCGTGCTGGTGGACAGCCGCGCCGTGACGCGTCGCCACGAAGTCCGGGCAGACGAGGTCACATACGTCTTTGTTCCGAAACGCGAACCTATCCGGACAGATCCGTTGCATGGTTACATTCCCGGCGCGATTCGAATTGCACGTGAACTCCGCGCCGACCCTCCGGACCTCGTGATCGGGTTTGGCGTGGAAGGCGGTTGCGCGCGCCTTGCCATTCGACAGGCCTATCCATCCGTCGTGTTCATTCAGGGTATTATCGAAAAAACTTCAGAATTTCGCGATATTTTGCCCTTCCGTCTGCGGGCCTATCTGCGGGATGAGCGCCGCGCTCTGTTCGACGCTGACGCGCTGGTGGCCGAAACCACGTTCGCGCGAGACTGGGCTCGCGGACATAACCCGCGCTGTATGATCGCGCTGATCCCACATGCCATGGACACGGCTTTTCTGGAGAACCGACCGACGTATCGCGAGCCGATCGCCCTTTGCATCGGTTCACTCAATAGGATTAAAGACCCCGAAACGGTCCT
- a CDS encoding O-antigen ligase family protein: MLPQAILSIVAVAIVVAIAAYGFSTRGYLVHLALVLAPLVVFLVGRPDLWLALVIGIVHSQLIIPGLPTGLHVAHILMAGLLATLIARGSIRKELARKRTWSDLFLLMFLGVLAMTAYVRGFGFRAFGAESWGGMSYLKLFITGGLLLAAKSISLSEHLLRRALYMMLAFSLLPAVAQVVFLLSGGQIYHQYLFIEPYIGGLIQSLEALDTGGAARFHALGGVSASLLMITFILVDRSTPASKLLFGLLIAASAIMAGLSGFRARLLYVVAMLFTVGMIEGDRIRWGRFWFGIAILIISIAGLYVAAPNLPSSIQRAISWLPNINIPFVIKLEANLSTTTRLLVWELAWNEVPQYLLIGKGFTINPNELFSPSVRSDWVLSSFVGHNYHSGPLSLLLDTGLFGFLFGSLFMVLTCVEMFRSRRLLIGGGVARRAYLFLLANHIFGVLSYYLIFGDVRESFPAMFVNLMMMHAILNSNRSPSSGPPQSVETGNFRRVIIS, translated from the coding sequence ATGCTTCCCCAGGCAATCCTTTCCATCGTGGCTGTTGCGATTGTGGTGGCAATCGCGGCGTACGGCTTCTCAACGCGCGGCTATCTAGTTCATCTGGCACTTGTTCTCGCACCGCTCGTTGTTTTTTTAGTCGGCCGTCCGGATCTTTGGCTGGCCCTGGTGATCGGAATCGTCCATAGCCAGCTTATTATCCCGGGCTTGCCGACAGGGCTGCATGTCGCCCACATTCTGATGGCAGGCCTGCTGGCGACGCTGATTGCCCGTGGCTCCATTCGTAAAGAGCTCGCCCGCAAGCGGACGTGGTCGGACCTGTTTTTGCTCATGTTTTTAGGCGTGCTTGCAATGACGGCCTATGTCCGCGGATTTGGATTTCGCGCATTTGGCGCGGAATCGTGGGGGGGGATGAGCTACCTGAAGCTTTTCATTACGGGTGGACTGCTTCTGGCGGCAAAATCAATTTCGCTTTCGGAACACCTTCTTCGTCGTGCGCTTTACATGATGTTGGCGTTCAGCCTGTTGCCCGCCGTGGCTCAGGTGGTGTTCCTTCTGAGCGGGGGCCAGATTTACCATCAGTATTTGTTTATCGAGCCGTATATCGGCGGACTCATTCAATCGCTGGAGGCTCTAGACACCGGGGGAGCCGCCCGCTTCCATGCGCTCGGTGGCGTTTCTGCCTCCCTCCTGATGATCACCTTTATCTTGGTTGATCGTTCCACGCCGGCATCCAAATTGCTTTTTGGCCTCCTCATCGCCGCCTCGGCGATCATGGCGGGGCTTTCCGGATTTCGAGCGAGGTTGTTATATGTCGTGGCGATGCTCTTCACTGTCGGGATGATTGAAGGTGACCGTATCCGATGGGGGCGATTTTGGTTCGGCATTGCGATTCTGATAATATCGATTGCCGGTCTGTATGTGGCCGCCCCAAATTTGCCGAGTTCAATTCAGCGGGCCATCTCCTGGTTGCCTAACATCAACATTCCGTTCGTGATCAAATTGGAAGCGAACCTTTCGACAACGACCCGCCTGCTGGTATGGGAATTGGCGTGGAATGAGGTGCCTCAATATCTGCTGATTGGCAAGGGATTCACCATCAATCCCAACGAGTTGTTTTCCCCGAGCGTGCGGTCCGATTGGGTATTGTCATCGTTTGTGGGACACAATTATCACAGCGGACCCCTCTCCCTGTTGTTGGACACCGGATTGTTCGGGTTCCTATTCGGCTCTCTCTTTATGGTTTTGACGTGTGTTGAAATGTTCCGCAGCCGTCGGCTTCTTATTGGCGGCGGAGTTGCGCGAAGAGCCTACCTATTTCTGCTGGCGAATCATATATTCGGCGTCCTCTCTTATTACCTCATTTTTGGCGATGTCCGCGAATCGTTTCCGGCGATGTTTGTCAATCTGATGATGATGCATGCCATATTGAATTCAAACCGCTCGCCATCCTCTGGTCCTCCTCAATCTGTGGAAACCGGCAATTTTCGCCGGGTAATTATCAGTTGA
- a CDS encoding glycosyltransferase family 4 protein produces the protein MNDPCAVFFGFSFRHHGLHTAVLGLARELSDPIVIDVSPPRPRWTPHWLDWSLNWRWLYYAEYRLLPYYRSDRPCVIHHYLSEKTMFRDHRWKRDHRLVATCNQPLERILEEDGNPRRAMYRTALEACHAVIVQTTGDVETFASASKIPRPTYIPLGVDCSFFTPPAEPTTPGRPLILTVGDWLRDYAVWAESVRRLADEGLEAEFVVVANRDTLAEAARLLGSSRANVRFLHGISDEALLALYRRATLFFLPLHNDMGNDALLEALATGCPMVLTDLTATREYAGDAAVYIRLGSAESAVSAIRALVGDEVRRIQLGRAARARAVERCDWPRLADRHRTLYRSLDKAKA, from the coding sequence GTGAATGATCCTTGCGCTGTTTTCTTCGGATTTTCGTTCCGACATCATGGGCTGCACACGGCGGTTCTTGGGCTGGCGCGGGAGCTGTCGGACCCAATCGTCATCGATGTCAGTCCTCCTCGGCCGCGCTGGACGCCACACTGGCTTGATTGGAGTCTCAACTGGCGCTGGTTGTATTACGCTGAGTATCGTCTACTACCCTACTACCGCAGCGACAGGCCGTGCGTAATTCATCACTATCTCTCCGAAAAGACAATGTTTCGCGACCATCGCTGGAAGCGCGATCACCGGCTTGTTGCCACCTGCAATCAACCACTGGAGCGCATTCTCGAAGAAGACGGCAACCCTCGGCGCGCGATGTATAGGACTGCGCTCGAAGCCTGTCACGCGGTGATTGTGCAAACCACCGGCGATGTCGAGACGTTCGCGTCCGCATCGAAAATTCCCCGCCCCACGTACATTCCGCTCGGGGTGGACTGTTCCTTCTTCACACCGCCCGCGGAACCGACGACACCGGGCCGCCCTTTGATACTCACGGTCGGCGACTGGCTGCGCGACTACGCGGTCTGGGCGGAAAGCGTCCGGCGTCTCGCGGACGAAGGGTTGGAGGCGGAATTCGTCGTCGTCGCGAACCGCGACACACTCGCTGAGGCCGCCCGCCTGCTTGGTTCGTCGCGCGCGAACGTGCGATTTTTGCACGGAATCTCCGATGAGGCGCTGCTTGCTCTCTATCGGCGTGCGACACTCTTCTTCCTCCCGCTTCACAATGATATGGGCAATGACGCCCTTCTCGAAGCTCTCGCCACTGGTTGTCCGATGGTACTTACCGACCTTACGGCCACACGGGAGTACGCGGGCGATGCCGCGGTGTATATTCGTCTCGGATCTGCAGAGTCGGCGGTTTCCGCGATTCGCGCGTTGGTGGGGGATGAAGTGCGTCGTATCCAACTCGGACGCGCCGCGCGGGCTCGCGCAGTTGAACGGTGTGACTGGCCGCGCCTCGCCGACCGTCATCGGACTCTGTATCGATCTCTAGACAAAGCGAAAGCATGA